A genomic segment from Desulfonatronum lacustre DSM 10312 encodes:
- a CDS encoding 3-isopropylmalate dehydrogenase, with product MRSYNIGWFPGDGIGPEVTMQGRKVLDAAGAKYGFKINWQHIDLGGERYLKTGELVPDSVLEEMRGLDSIYLGAIGHPDVKPGILEQGVLLKIRFALDQYINLRPVKLYPGVECPLKDKGPEQIDYVVVRENTEGLYAGSGGCLRQGTKHEIAVQESVNTYMGVERCLRYAFELAASRPRKKLTLCGKTNVLTFAFGLWERVFHELAKDYPQVELDYAHVDATCMWMVKNPEWFDVIVTDNMFGDIITDLGAITQGGLGIAAGGNINPEGVSMFEPIGGSAPKYAGQGKANPLAAILAGQMMLVELKEAQAAQAVEQAVINLLPSMASQAAGRMGMTTDEVGDRVAKVVA from the coding sequence ATGCGCAGTTACAATATCGGCTGGTTCCCCGGGGACGGCATCGGGCCGGAGGTGACCATGCAGGGCCGCAAGGTGCTGGACGCGGCCGGGGCGAAATATGGATTCAAGATCAACTGGCAGCACATCGATCTGGGCGGGGAGCGCTACCTGAAGACCGGGGAGCTGGTTCCGGACTCCGTGCTGGAGGAAATGCGCGGCCTGGATTCCATCTACCTCGGGGCCATCGGCCACCCGGACGTCAAGCCGGGCATCCTGGAGCAGGGGGTTTTGCTGAAAATCCGCTTCGCTCTGGACCAGTACATCAACCTGCGTCCGGTGAAGCTCTATCCCGGCGTGGAGTGCCCGCTCAAGGACAAGGGACCGGAGCAGATCGACTACGTGGTGGTTCGGGAGAATACCGAAGGCCTGTACGCCGGCAGCGGCGGGTGCCTGCGCCAGGGCACCAAGCATGAAATCGCGGTCCAGGAGTCCGTGAACACCTACATGGGCGTGGAGCGCTGTCTGCGGTACGCCTTTGAACTGGCCGCCTCCCGGCCGCGCAAAAAGCTGACCCTGTGCGGCAAGACCAACGTCCTGACCTTTGCCTTCGGCCTCTGGGAGCGGGTCTTCCATGAGCTGGCCAAGGACTATCCCCAGGTGGAGCTGGACTACGCCCACGTGGACGCCACCTGCATGTGGATGGTCAAGAACCCGGAGTGGTTCGACGTGATCGTCACGGACAACATGTTCGGGGACATCATCACCGATCTGGGGGCCATCACCCAGGGCGGGCTGGGCATTGCCGCGGGCGGGAACATCAACCCCGAGGGCGTGTCCATGTTCGAGCCCATCGGCGGCTCGGCCCCGAAATACGCGGGGCAGGGCAAGGCCAACCCCCTGGCCGCGATCCTGGCCGGACAAATGATGCTCGTTGAACTCAAGGAAGCTCAGGCGGCCCAGGCCGTGGAGCAGGCCGTGATCAACCTGTTGCCCTCCATGGCCAGCCAGGCCGCCGGACGCATGGGCATGACCACGGACGAGGTCGGCGATCGTGTGGCCAAGGTCGTGGCTTAA